From the Streptomyces syringium genome, one window contains:
- a CDS encoding alpha/beta fold hydrolase codes for MADFVLIPGMCHGGWCFDPVAERLRQDGHRVHALTLSGISERADLLTSTVNLDTHIQDVVDVLVAERIEDAVLVGHSYGGMVVSGVADRVPERVDSLVYLDAVVPEDGDSCWSLVPDEREWYLDVGETGYAVPAMPFFDPRATAHPLASLLQRIRLTGDAGRFRRRDYVYATLWEGESPFTSTYQRLREDPMWTVHELESRHNLMRDAPDDLLKILLRSLDEPARTAGRQ; via the coding sequence ATGGCCGACTTCGTTCTCATCCCGGGTATGTGCCATGGCGGTTGGTGCTTCGACCCGGTCGCCGAGCGGCTTCGGCAGGACGGTCACCGTGTCCACGCGTTGACGCTCTCCGGGATCAGCGAGCGCGCCGATCTGCTGACGTCCACGGTCAATCTCGATACGCACATCCAGGACGTGGTGGACGTGCTGGTGGCCGAGCGGATCGAGGACGCCGTGCTCGTCGGCCACAGCTACGGGGGGATGGTCGTCAGCGGGGTCGCGGACCGGGTGCCCGAGCGGGTGGATTCGCTGGTCTACCTGGACGCCGTCGTACCGGAGGACGGCGATTCCTGCTGGAGCCTCGTCCCCGACGAACGGGAGTGGTACCTGGACGTCGGCGAGACCGGCTACGCGGTTCCGGCGATGCCGTTCTTCGACCCGCGCGCCACGGCCCACCCGCTGGCTTCGCTCCTCCAGCGCATCCGGCTGACCGGGGACGCGGGCCGGTTCCGGCGCAGGGACTACGTCTACGCGACGCTGTGGGAGGGGGAGTCGCCGTTCACCTCGACCTACCAGCGGCTGCGCGAGGACCCGATGTGGACGGTGCACGAGCTGGAGAGCCGGCACAACCTCATGCGTGATGCGCCGGACGACCTGTTGAAGATCCTGCTGCGGTCCCTCGACGAGCCGGCCCGCACCGCCGGCCGGCAGTAG
- a CDS encoding hydantoinase B/oxoprolinase family protein — MTDGAGGRWQFWVDRGGTFTDIVARRPDGGLLTHKLLSEDPARYEDAAVAGIRTLLGLREGQAVTSGTVEAVRMGTTVATNALLERGGERTALVITRGFGDALRIGYQNRPRIFDRAITLPQALYERVIEVAERITADGAVLRPPELGPLAAELRRAYDDGVRAVAVVCLHSHLHPAHERAIGALAERIGFPQVSLSSEVSPLMKLVPRGDTAVVDAYLSPVLRRYVERVADRLRGVRLMFMQSNGGLAEAGHFRGKDAVLSGPAGGIVGMVRMSRLAGFEKVIGFDMGGTSTDVSHFAGEYERVLTTQVAGVRLRAPMLDIHTVAAGGGSVLHFDGSRYRVGPDSAGAAPGPACYRGGGPLTVTDAHVMLGRIQPAHFPRVFGPDGDLSLDGGIVRRRFTELAEDIRARTGDRRSPEQVAEGYLRIAVANIGSAIKRISVQKGHDVTRYALTTFGGAGGQHACAVADSLGIRTVLVPPMAGVLSALGIGLADTTAMREQSVEVPLDEAHMERITAVAGELESAARAELLDEDVPAEHIRIARRARLRYDGTDTTVPVELTDPAGMTAAFETRHRAMYSFLMDRPVVVESLSVEATGLTPQPDLGGLGGLDGDGDDAAEGSASLFTDGAWCEVPLHRRERLRPGTSVTGPAIITEANATTVVEKGWQAAALPEGHLLVERVAAPAGADVGTTADPVLLEIFNNLFMSIAEQMGARLESTAQSVNIKERLDFSCALFDPDGNLIANAPHIPVHLGSMGTTVKEVIRRRAGAMKPGDAYAVNDPYHGGTHLPDVTVVTPVFDDGPGGTGTGGARILFFVASRGHHAEIGGLTPGSMPAHSREIQEEGVLFDNWLLVENGTLREAETLRLLTRAPYPSRDPATNLADLRAQIAANRKGVEEVGKMIDHFGPDVVRAYMRHVQDNAEEAVRRVVDALDDGAYRYETDSGAVIAVRVSVDRAHRTATVDFTGTSPQLDTNLNAPSSVVTAAVLYVFRTLVADDIPLNDGCLRPLRIVIPPGSMLAPVPPAAVVAGNVETSQAITGALYAAMGVQAEGSGTMNNVTFGDERHQYYETVASGSGAGEGFDGASVVQTHMTNSRLTDPEVLEWRLPVLLEDFAVRHGSGGAGRWRGGDGAVRRIRFRRPMTVSTLSGHRRVPPYGMAGGSPGALGASRVERADGSTVPMAGCDSVEVGAGDVLVVETPGGGGYGTPGPGGASTADARHTLSGTTATGQGA; from the coding sequence ATGACGGACGGCGCCGGCGGGAGATGGCAGTTCTGGGTCGACCGGGGCGGCACGTTCACCGACATCGTGGCGCGCCGCCCCGACGGCGGACTGCTGACGCACAAACTCCTGTCGGAGGACCCCGCCCGCTACGAGGACGCCGCCGTGGCCGGGATCCGCACACTGCTGGGCCTGCGGGAGGGCCAGGCCGTCACGAGCGGCACGGTGGAGGCCGTACGGATGGGCACCACGGTGGCGACCAACGCCCTTCTGGAGCGCGGCGGCGAGCGGACGGCACTGGTCATCACCCGCGGCTTCGGTGACGCGCTGCGCATCGGCTACCAGAACCGGCCCCGGATCTTCGACCGGGCGATCACCCTCCCCCAGGCCCTGTACGAGCGGGTGATCGAGGTCGCGGAACGCATCACCGCGGACGGCGCGGTCCTGCGTCCCCCGGAACTCGGCCCCCTGGCCGCGGAGCTGCGGCGCGCCTACGACGACGGTGTCCGCGCGGTGGCGGTGGTGTGTCTGCACAGCCATCTGCACCCGGCGCACGAGCGGGCGATCGGTGCTCTCGCCGAGCGGATCGGATTCCCGCAGGTGTCACTCTCCAGCGAGGTCAGCCCGCTCATGAAGCTGGTGCCCCGGGGGGACACCGCGGTCGTCGACGCCTACCTCTCGCCGGTCCTGCGGCGCTATGTGGAGCGGGTCGCCGACCGGTTGCGCGGCGTGCGGCTGATGTTCATGCAGTCCAACGGCGGCCTGGCCGAAGCGGGACACTTCCGCGGCAAGGACGCGGTCCTGTCCGGCCCGGCCGGCGGCATCGTCGGCATGGTGCGCATGTCACGGCTGGCGGGCTTCGAGAAGGTGATCGGCTTCGACATGGGCGGCACGTCCACCGATGTGTCGCACTTCGCGGGCGAGTACGAGCGGGTGCTCACCACGCAGGTGGCGGGTGTCCGGCTGCGGGCCCCCATGCTGGACATCCACACCGTCGCGGCCGGTGGCGGGTCGGTGCTGCACTTCGACGGCAGCCGCTACCGGGTGGGCCCGGACTCGGCCGGTGCCGCCCCGGGGCCCGCCTGCTACCGCGGCGGCGGCCCGCTGACCGTCACCGACGCCCATGTGATGCTCGGCCGGATCCAGCCCGCGCACTTTCCCCGGGTGTTCGGGCCGGACGGCGACCTGTCCCTGGACGGTGGGATCGTGCGGCGGCGGTTCACCGAGCTGGCCGAGGACATCCGCGCACGGACCGGCGACCGTCGCTCGCCCGAGCAGGTCGCCGAGGGGTATCTGCGGATCGCCGTGGCGAACATCGGCAGCGCGATCAAACGCATCTCCGTCCAGAAGGGCCACGACGTCACGCGGTACGCGCTGACCACCTTCGGGGGCGCGGGCGGCCAGCACGCGTGCGCGGTGGCCGACTCGCTCGGGATCCGCACCGTCCTCGTACCGCCGATGGCCGGTGTGCTCTCCGCGCTCGGCATCGGCCTCGCCGACACCACGGCGATGCGCGAGCAGTCGGTGGAAGTGCCGCTCGACGAGGCACACATGGAGCGGATCACCGCGGTCGCCGGGGAGCTGGAGTCGGCGGCGCGCGCCGAACTCCTCGACGAGGACGTCCCCGCCGAGCACATCCGGATCGCGCGGCGCGCACGGCTGCGTTACGACGGCACCGACACCACCGTGCCGGTCGAGCTCACCGACCCGGCCGGCATGACCGCGGCGTTCGAGACGCGCCACCGGGCGATGTACTCCTTCCTCATGGACCGCCCGGTCGTCGTCGAGTCCCTGTCGGTCGAGGCGACCGGCCTCACACCACAGCCCGATCTCGGTGGCCTCGGTGGCCTCGACGGGGACGGGGACGACGCGGCCGAGGGCTCCGCGTCGCTCTTCACGGACGGTGCCTGGTGTGAAGTCCCCCTCCACCGCCGGGAACGCCTGCGGCCCGGCACGTCCGTGACCGGCCCGGCGATCATCACGGAGGCCAACGCCACCACGGTCGTGGAGAAGGGCTGGCAGGCGGCCGCCCTCCCGGAGGGACACCTGCTCGTCGAGCGCGTGGCGGCCCCCGCCGGGGCCGACGTCGGGACCACGGCCGATCCCGTCCTGCTGGAGATCTTCAACAATCTCTTCATGTCGATCGCCGAACAGATGGGCGCGCGGCTGGAGTCGACGGCGCAGTCCGTCAACATCAAGGAGCGGCTCGACTTCTCGTGTGCCCTCTTCGACCCCGACGGCAATCTCATCGCCAACGCCCCGCACATCCCGGTGCACCTCGGTTCGATGGGCACCACCGTGAAGGAAGTCATCCGCCGCCGGGCAGGGGCCATGAAACCCGGCGATGCCTACGCGGTCAACGATCCGTACCACGGCGGTACCCACCTGCCGGACGTGACCGTGGTGACCCCGGTCTTCGACGACGGGCCCGGCGGGACGGGGACCGGCGGCGCGCGGATCCTGTTCTTCGTCGCCTCCCGCGGTCACCACGCGGAGATCGGCGGGCTGACCCCCGGTTCCATGCCGGCGCACAGCCGTGAGATCCAGGAGGAGGGGGTGCTGTTCGACAATTGGCTGCTCGTCGAGAACGGCACGCTGCGGGAGGCCGAGACGCTGCGGCTGCTGACCCGGGCGCCCTACCCCTCCCGCGACCCGGCCACCAACCTCGCCGACCTGCGCGCCCAGATCGCCGCCAACCGCAAGGGCGTGGAGGAGGTCGGCAAGATGATCGACCACTTCGGCCCGGACGTGGTGCGGGCCTATATGCGGCACGTCCAGGACAACGCGGAGGAGGCCGTGCGCCGGGTCGTCGACGCGCTCGACGACGGCGCGTACCGCTACGAGACGGATTCCGGGGCGGTCATCGCCGTGCGTGTCTCGGTGGACCGGGCACACCGCACGGCGACGGTGGACTTCACAGGGACGTCACCTCAGTTGGACACGAACCTCAACGCACCGAGTTCGGTGGTGACGGCCGCCGTCCTCTACGTCTTCCGGACCCTCGTAGCCGACGACATCCCCCTCAACGACGGCTGTCTGCGCCCCTTGCGGATCGTGATCCCGCCGGGCTCGATGCTGGCACCGGTCCCCCCGGCCGCGGTCGTCGCGGGCAACGTCGAGACGTCCCAGGCCATCACCGGGGCGCTCTACGCCGCCATGGGCGTGCAGGCCGAGGGCTCCGGCACCATGAACAACGTCACCTTCGGCGACGAACGCCACCAGTACTACGAGACCGTCGCCTCCGGCTCCGGCGCGGGTGAGGGGTTCGACGGCGCGTCCGTGGTGCAGACCCATATGACCAACTCACGGCTGACCGACCCCGAGGTCCTCGAATGGCGCCTCCCCGTGCTGCTGGAGGACTTCGCCGTGCGGCACGGCAGTGGTGGTGCGGGGCGGTGGCGCGGCGGCGACGGCGCCGTGCGCAGGATCCGCTTCCGTCGGCCGATGACGGTGAGCACGCTCTCCGGTCACCGCCGGGTGCCGCCCTACGGCATGGCCGGCGGCTCCCCGGGGGCCCTGGGTGCGAGCCGCGTGGAGCGTGCAGACGGCAGCACGGTGCCGATGGCCGGGTGCGACTCCGTCGAGGTGGGGGCCGGCGATGTGCTGGTGGTGGAGACACCGGGCGGCGGCGGATACGGCACACCGGGACCGGGCGGTGCCTCCACGGCCGACGCCCGTCACACCCTCTCGGGGACGACGGCGACGGGGCAGGGCGCGTGA
- a CDS encoding cytochrome P450 yields the protein MTATTLPLRPVPGPRGLPLLGNLPAFGQDPLTFLTRLRDEFGDAVTWSLGPRRSLFVSRPEHIAELLGAVERTYDPLVIGWAFQQVTGRSVILSQGADWRRKRSLVQPTVRPRQVRAYAATMADCARWSADRWTDGGRIDVRGEMALLTQRIVVRTLFGNDIGDQARTLGDAMVVAQREVGAELRGITLFLPSWVRTPSRRRLLAAVATIDAEVHRLIGERRAAGAGTEARDDLLGRLLAARDDQGRPLSAREVRDEAVTLWAAGQETTSTVLTWAWYLLSRSPEARSRLDEELDRVLGGRLPTIDDYERLSWTQQIVKEALRLYPPAWLIAAVARKGSTLGGTAVPPGTIVWCSQWSTHRDPRWFPDPAAFRPQRWDPDAPDPVPDHAWFPFGGGQRSCLGARFALVEAAMVLATVGLRYHVDVDPGEAAVRAGLLLQPATAVHATVRSRASRTPGREDKESGA from the coding sequence ATGACCGCGACCACTCTGCCGCTCCGTCCCGTTCCCGGCCCGCGCGGTCTGCCGCTGTTGGGGAATCTTCCCGCCTTCGGCCAGGACCCGCTGACCTTCCTCACCCGGCTTCGCGACGAGTTCGGGGACGCGGTGACGTGGTCGCTGGGACCGAGGCGCAGCCTGTTCGTCTCCCGCCCCGAACACATCGCCGAGCTGCTGGGTGCCGTGGAGCGCACCTACGACCCGCTCGTGATCGGCTGGGCGTTCCAGCAGGTGACCGGCCGGAGCGTCATCCTCAGCCAGGGAGCCGACTGGCGCCGCAAACGCTCCCTCGTGCAGCCGACCGTGCGCCCCCGCCAGGTCCGCGCGTACGCCGCGACCATGGCCGACTGCGCGCGGTGGTCGGCCGACCGCTGGACGGACGGCGGGCGCATCGACGTACGCGGGGAGATGGCGCTGCTCACCCAGCGGATCGTGGTGCGGACGCTGTTCGGCAACGACATCGGCGACCAGGCCCGCACGCTGGGCGACGCGATGGTCGTGGCCCAGCGGGAGGTCGGGGCCGAGCTGCGGGGCATCACTCTCTTCCTGCCGTCCTGGGTGCGTACGCCGTCCCGCCGGCGGCTGCTCGCCGCCGTCGCGACCATCGACGCCGAGGTGCACCGGCTGATCGGTGAGCGCCGGGCCGCGGGTGCGGGCACCGAAGCGCGCGACGACCTGCTGGGCAGGCTGCTGGCGGCCCGGGACGACCAGGGGCGGCCGCTGTCCGCAAGGGAGGTCCGCGACGAAGCGGTGACGCTCTGGGCCGCCGGTCAGGAGACCACCTCCACCGTGCTGACGTGGGCCTGGTACCTGCTGTCGAGGTCACCGGAGGCCCGGTCCCGGCTCGACGAGGAACTCGACCGGGTGCTCGGCGGGCGGCTGCCCACCATCGACGACTACGAGCGGCTGAGCTGGACCCAACAGATCGTCAAGGAGGCGCTGCGGCTGTATCCGCCCGCATGGCTGATCGCCGCCGTCGCCCGTAAGGGATCGACCCTCGGCGGTACGGCCGTGCCGCCCGGCACGATCGTGTGGTGCAGTCAGTGGTCCACCCACCGCGACCCCCGCTGGTTCCCCGATCCGGCGGCCTTCCGCCCGCAGCGCTGGGATCCCGACGCCCCCGATCCGGTCCCCGACCACGCCTGGTTCCCCTTCGGTGGCGGTCAACGCTCCTGCCTGGGGGCCCGTTTCGCCCTGGTCGAGGCCGCCATGGTGCTGGCCACGGTGGGCCTGCGGTACCACGTGGACGTCGATCCGGGCGAGGCGGCGGTCCGGGCCGGTCTGCTGCTCCAGCCGGCCACCGCTGTGCACGCCACCGTCCGCAGCCGCGCGTCCCGTACGCCGGGGCGGGAAGACAAGGAGTCGGGCGCCTGA
- a CDS encoding ornithine cyclodeaminase family protein, whose amino-acid sequence MLVLGPTQVEALLDLDELIDALASAMADLSAGRASAPDRVAALVPESEALLAAMPGHVPSAGVLMSKLVSLFPHNTGTPLPTHQALIVVFDPQTGEPVGLLDGTAITAERTGACSALSARLLAREDASVLAVLGTGVQARSHARAMCRVRPIRQIRVAGRNPAKAAALAEDLSSVLDAEVRAVPTCAEALDGADIAAAATHTTEPVVRRPWLAPGVHITSVGYNPKGREIDDATVADALVCVESRRTALAPFPTGSNDLLEPIRDGVITAGHVHTELGELVAGDKPGRTSPEQITLYKSVGVAVQDAAAAALVLAAARERGIGEEITLR is encoded by the coding sequence GTGCTGGTTCTGGGTCCCACCCAGGTCGAGGCCCTGCTCGACCTGGACGAGCTGATCGACGCCTTGGCGTCGGCGATGGCCGATCTGAGTGCGGGCCGTGCCTCGGCGCCGGACCGGGTCGCCGCGCTGGTGCCCGAGAGCGAGGCGCTGCTGGCCGCCATGCCGGGCCATGTGCCGTCGGCCGGGGTGCTCATGAGTAAGCTGGTCTCCCTCTTTCCCCACAACACGGGAACGCCGCTGCCCACCCATCAGGCGCTCATCGTCGTGTTCGACCCTCAGACGGGTGAGCCCGTGGGCCTGCTGGACGGGACGGCCATCACCGCGGAACGCACCGGTGCCTGCTCCGCGCTGTCGGCGCGGCTGCTGGCCCGCGAGGACGCGTCCGTGCTGGCCGTACTGGGCACCGGGGTGCAGGCCCGTTCCCACGCCCGCGCCATGTGCCGGGTCCGCCCGATCCGGCAGATCCGGGTGGCGGGCCGGAACCCGGCGAAGGCGGCCGCCCTGGCCGAGGACCTGTCGTCCGTACTCGACGCCGAGGTACGGGCGGTGCCGACCTGCGCCGAGGCGCTCGACGGCGCCGACATCGCCGCCGCGGCCACCCACACCACGGAACCGGTGGTCCGCCGCCCCTGGCTGGCGCCCGGCGTGCACATCACCTCGGTGGGGTACAACCCGAAGGGCCGTGAGATCGACGATGCCACCGTCGCCGACGCGCTGGTGTGCGTCGAGTCGCGGCGGACCGCGCTGGCCCCCTTCCCCACCGGCAGCAACGACCTTCTGGAGCCGATCCGCGACGGCGTCATCACCGCCGGGCACGTCCACACCGAGCTGGGCGAACTCGTCGCGGGCGACAAGCCGGGGCGCACCTCGCCGGAGCAGATCACCCTCTACAAATCGGTCGGTGTGGCGGTGCAGGACGCGGCCGCCGCGGCCCTGGTCCTGGCCGCCGCCCGCGAGCGGGGCATCGGCGAGGAGATCACCCTGCGGTAG
- a CDS encoding universal stress protein: protein MEIPVVVGVDGSETGLRAVDWAGEEALRLGLPLRMVYASLWERYEGGGPPDPERPSERVLADHIVSAAMDRARRQAPEIRISSLVRPQDAVTALLEEGRSATMVVVGSRGRGGLAGLLLGSVSLSLAGRSHCPVVVVRALPDPAAAPRGVVVGVGGAAESSQALRFAFREAETRRCRLVAIRAWRSPMHRPMGNPLFSGDPVAAHQRQAADILDDALAGFERSHPDVDVHRETVEGSAHHALLEAAATAELLVVGARRLSGHGGLQLGRSNHAVLHHAPCPVAVVPERV, encoded by the coding sequence ATGGAGATTCCGGTGGTCGTAGGGGTGGACGGATCGGAAACCGGGCTGCGGGCGGTGGACTGGGCCGGGGAGGAGGCACTGCGCCTGGGCCTGCCCCTGCGCATGGTCTATGCCTCTTTGTGGGAGCGCTACGAGGGAGGCGGGCCCCCGGACCCCGAGCGCCCCTCCGAGCGGGTCCTCGCCGATCACATCGTTTCGGCCGCGATGGATCGCGCCCGCCGGCAGGCCCCCGAGATACGGATCTCCTCGCTGGTCCGGCCGCAGGACGCCGTGACGGCCCTCCTGGAGGAAGGCCGCTCGGCCACGATGGTCGTCGTCGGCTCGCGGGGCCGGGGCGGGCTCGCCGGGCTGCTGCTGGGCTCGGTCAGCCTGTCACTGGCGGGCCGGTCCCACTGCCCGGTCGTGGTGGTCCGCGCGCTGCCCGACCCTGCCGCGGCACCGCGCGGGGTGGTGGTCGGCGTCGGTGGTGCCGCGGAAAGCAGTCAGGCCCTCCGGTTCGCCTTCCGCGAGGCGGAGACGCGCCGGTGCCGACTGGTCGCGATCCGGGCCTGGCGCTCCCCGATGCACCGCCCGATGGGCAATCCGCTCTTCTCCGGTGACCCGGTGGCCGCGCACCAGCGGCAGGCCGCGGACATCCTGGACGACGCCCTCGCCGGCTTCGAGCGCAGCCATCCCGATGTGGACGTGCACCGCGAGACCGTGGAGGGATCCGCGCACCACGCACTGCTGGAGGCGGCCGCCACCGCGGAGCTCCTGGTCGTCGGCGCGCGGCGGCTGTCCGGGCACGGCGGGCTTCAGCTCGGCCGGAGCAACCACGCCGTCCTGCATCACGCGCCCTGCCCCGTCGCCGTCGTCCCCGAGAGGGTGTGA
- a CDS encoding CBS domain-containing protein has product MQHQTVKDVMTQEVVRVVPETGFREIVTLLTEFDITAVPVVDVDDRPVGVVSEADLIRTQAAQDDTESDLPAPPPGPAAVTAGQLMTSPAVCTTPDVSVVAAARVMAGRHVKRLPVVDGHGRLVGMVSRSDLLRVFLRDDKAIRTEIVEEVLDDVPGVSPAAVGVEVQQGLVVLSGTIEPPEVVPLVLRLCRAVDGVVSVTDRTNGALARAEAASES; this is encoded by the coding sequence ATGCAACACCAGACGGTGAAGGACGTGATGACCCAAGAGGTCGTCAGGGTGGTACCCGAAACGGGCTTCCGCGAGATCGTGACCCTGCTGACCGAGTTCGACATCACCGCCGTCCCCGTCGTGGACGTCGACGACCGGCCAGTGGGAGTGGTGTCCGAGGCGGACCTGATCCGTACTCAGGCGGCACAGGACGACACCGAATCCGATCTGCCGGCCCCGCCGCCCGGCCCCGCGGCGGTCACGGCCGGGCAGCTGATGACCAGCCCCGCGGTGTGCACCACACCGGACGTGAGCGTGGTGGCCGCCGCGCGCGTGATGGCCGGCCGGCACGTCAAGCGGCTGCCGGTGGTGGACGGCCACGGACGGCTGGTCGGCATGGTCAGCCGGAGCGATCTGCTGAGGGTGTTCCTCCGCGACGACAAAGCCATCCGCACCGAGATCGTCGAGGAGGTCCTCGACGACGTGCCCGGTGTCAGCCCCGCCGCCGTGGGCGTCGAGGTGCAGCAGGGTCTGGTGGTGCTCAGCGGCACGATCGAGCCGCCCGAAGTGGTACCGCTGGTGCTGCGCCTGTGCCGGGCGGTCGACGGCGTCGTCTCGGTCACCGACCGCACCAACGGGGCGCTCGCCCGCGCGGAGGCCGCTTCCGAGTCCTGA
- a CDS encoding PD40 domain-containing protein has translation MRYLIRTAVVAAVLGTCATVPPVAAATERHQGRTERVSVAADGTEANGESGQGKISGDGRVVVFSSGADNLIPGDTRKGGPFVKDLRTGRVERVSVATDGTPGDGSTWDAAVSGNGRYVVFSSDATNLVPGGNPTGSTEVYVRDRRTGRTDILIGDPKQGRVQNSEPSISADGRFVAFLSTRSDLVPGDTNDVRDVFVKDRWRGTVKRVSVASDGTQGNGESVSPVISANGSRVGFKSRASNLTPQAGADEEALARPRARVFYAHELRTGRTELAARSLTGSRVAVLTDIGLSPDGRYALFLSSNVNIVAGDTNHTVDAFATDLRTGVTRRLSVAADGSEANDMSYGHVAMSADNRYAFFPSSATNLVPGDTNGKEDVFVRDLRTGAVERVNVASDGRQADEFSLNFSVDLAGRRAVFDSGAGNLVPQDGNGGSDVFLRRLR, from the coding sequence ATGCGCTATCTCATACGGACGGCCGTCGTGGCGGCGGTCCTGGGGACCTGTGCGACGGTGCCGCCGGTGGCCGCCGCGACGGAGAGGCACCAGGGGCGCACCGAGCGGGTGAGCGTCGCCGCCGACGGCACGGAGGCGAACGGCGAGTCGGGGCAGGGGAAGATCAGCGGTGACGGCCGCGTCGTCGTCTTCAGCTCGGGGGCCGACAACCTGATCCCGGGCGATACTCGCAAGGGCGGCCCCTTCGTCAAGGACCTGCGTACCGGCAGGGTCGAGCGGGTAAGCGTGGCCACCGACGGCACACCGGGCGACGGTTCGACGTGGGACGCGGCAGTCAGCGGTAACGGACGGTATGTCGTCTTCAGCTCGGACGCGACGAACCTTGTGCCGGGTGGCAACCCCACCGGAAGCACCGAGGTGTACGTGCGCGACCGCCGGACCGGGCGCACCGACATCCTCATCGGGGACCCGAAGCAGGGACGTGTCCAGAACAGCGAACCCTCGATCAGCGCGGACGGTCGCTTTGTCGCCTTCCTCTCCACTCGCAGCGACCTCGTGCCCGGGGACACCAACGATGTGCGGGACGTGTTCGTGAAGGACCGGTGGCGGGGCACCGTCAAACGCGTCAGCGTCGCCTCCGACGGCACGCAAGGGAACGGTGAATCCGTCTCCCCGGTGATCAGCGCGAACGGCAGCCGGGTCGGGTTCAAGAGCAGGGCGTCCAACCTGACCCCTCAGGCGGGCGCCGACGAGGAAGCGCTGGCGCGGCCGCGGGCTCGCGTGTTCTACGCGCACGAGCTGCGCACCGGCCGCACCGAGCTCGCCGCGCGTTCCCTCACCGGCTCGAGGGTGGCGGTTCTCACCGACATCGGCCTGAGTCCGGACGGGCGCTACGCGCTGTTCCTGAGCTCCAACGTCAACATCGTCGCCGGCGACACCAACCACACGGTGGACGCGTTCGCCACAGATCTGCGCACGGGCGTCACCCGGCGGCTCAGCGTGGCAGCCGACGGCTCCGAGGCCAATGACATGTCGTACGGGCACGTGGCCATGAGCGCCGACAACCGGTATGCGTTCTTCCCGTCCAGTGCCACCAACCTGGTGCCGGGCGACACCAACGGAAAGGAGGACGTGTTCGTACGCGACCTGCGGACCGGCGCGGTGGAGCGCGTCAACGTCGCGTCCGACGGCAGGCAGGCCGACGAGTTCTCGTTGAACTTCAGCGTCGACCTGGCCGGGCGCAGGGCGGTCTTCGACAGCGGGGCCGGCAACCTCGTACCCCAGGACGGCAACGGCGGGAGCGATGTCTTCCTCCGCCGCCTGCGGTGA
- a CDS encoding universal stress protein, translating to MDPVITVGLDGSPESRSAALWAAQEARLRGCTLRMLHAWVLLSAAGEKATAESDRDYWSKKIVDDAQREVHQLYPELPVTEELVAEDPGPALLAAAAESDLLVLGSRGMGPVAAFFLGDIGLHVVAHTDTPVVLVRAQEDTAGTAAQAAPPATGDVVVGLNLQGPCERLLEFAFTSAARRGATLHAVHAGKLPVQAYAPWGMDPDVVEDLTRDARKVLGDALRPWREKFPGVEVAESVHLESPARVINRAAAGAGLLVMGRRHKHRTALGPRIGPVLQSALHHAPCPVAVAPHE from the coding sequence ATGGACCCCGTCATCACCGTAGGGCTCGACGGTTCTCCGGAGAGTCGCTCTGCCGCCCTGTGGGCGGCGCAGGAGGCGCGGCTGCGCGGTTGCACGCTGCGGATGCTCCACGCGTGGGTCCTGCTCTCCGCCGCGGGGGAGAAGGCCACGGCCGAGAGCGACCGGGACTACTGGTCGAAGAAGATCGTCGACGACGCGCAGCGGGAGGTCCACCAGCTCTATCCGGAGCTGCCCGTCACCGAGGAACTGGTGGCGGAGGACCCCGGCCCGGCACTGCTGGCCGCGGCCGCGGAGTCGGACCTGCTCGTCCTCGGCTCCCGGGGCATGGGGCCCGTCGCCGCCTTCTTCCTCGGGGACATCGGCCTGCACGTGGTGGCGCACACCGACACACCCGTGGTGCTCGTCCGCGCTCAGGAGGACACGGCGGGCACGGCGGCACAGGCGGCTCCCCCGGCCACCGGTGACGTGGTCGTGGGGCTGAACCTGCAGGGCCCGTGCGAACGTCTCCTGGAGTTCGCCTTCACGAGCGCCGCCCGCCGCGGTGCCACCCTGCACGCCGTTCACGCGGGAAAGCTGCCCGTGCAGGCATACGCTCCCTGGGGCATGGACCCCGACGTCGTGGAGGACCTGACGCGCGACGCACGCAAGGTGCTCGGTGACGCGCTGCGTCCGTGGCGGGAGAAGTTCCCGGGGGTGGAGGTGGCGGAGAGCGTGCACCTGGAGAGCCCCGCCCGGGTGATCAACAGGGCGGCGGCAGGGGCCGGACTGCTCGTGATGGGCCGCCGGCACAAGCACCGCACCGCCCTGGGGCCGCGCATCGGCCCGGTACTGCAGTCCGCTCTCCATCACGCTCCGTGCCCCGTGGCGGTCGCCCCTCACGAGTGA